In Neovison vison isolate M4711 chromosome 14, ASM_NN_V1, whole genome shotgun sequence, the following proteins share a genomic window:
- the LOC122895957 gene encoding olfactory receptor 10AC1-like: MSSWPESNWTAAQEFVILGFSGWPQGLRLLLFAFLLPLYLATLAGNLLILGLAIVEPALHTPMYFFLGALSAVEVAYTLVLTPRMLAGFLLPPGGQAVARATCAAQMGLFVALGGSECLLLAAMALDRYLAICRPLSYPQLMTKGLCWCLLASCCAGGSILALGLTTAIFQLPFCQGGLVNHVFCDLPAVLVLACGNRQLQERVLLVACLLLLVLPLALILLSYTRVLVVILGIGGPAGRRKAFNTVASHLTVAVLHYGCATAMYARPLSSRDLEEDKLVSLIYISLTPLLYPAIYTLRNRDVQGALQRAVSGRTPGTVHQGDLN; the protein is encoded by the coding sequence ATGAGCTCTTGGCCAGAATCCAACTGGACCGCGGCACAGGAGTTCGTGATCCTGGGTTTCTCCGGGTGGCCCCAGGGGCTGCGGCTGCTGCTCTTTGCCTTCCTCCTGCCGCTCTATCTGGCCACGCTGGCAGGAAACCTGCTCATCCTGGGCCTGGCCATCGTGGAGCCTGCCCtgcacacccccatgtacttctttcTGGGGGCACTGTCTGCTGTGGAGGTGGCCTACACGCTGGTGCTGACCCCGCGCATGCTCGCCGGCTTCCTGCTGCCGCCGGGGGGCCAGGCGGTGGCCCGAGCCACCTGCGCTGCCCAGATGGGCCTCTTTGTGGCGCTGGGAGGCTCCGAGTGCCTGCTGCTGGCTGCCATGGCCCTGGACCGCTACCTGGCCATCTGCCGCCCCCTCTCCTACCCCCAGCTCATGACCAAGGGCCTCTGCTGGTGCCTCCTCGCCTCCTGCTGTGCTGGGGGCTCTATCCTGGCCTTGGGGCTCACCACAGCCATTTTCCAGCTGCCCTTCTGCCAGGGTGGCCTCGTCAACCACGTCTTCTGTGACCTCCCGGCAGTGTTGGTGCTGGCGTGCGGGAACCGCCAGCTGCAGGAGCGGGTCCTGCTGGTGGCTtgcctgctgctgctggtgctgcCCCTGGCCCTGATCCTGCTGTCCTACACCAGGGTGCTGGTGGTCATCCTGGGCATTGGGGGGCCTGCAGGCCGCCGCAAGGCCTTCAACACGGTGGCGTCACACCTCACGGTGGCCGTGCTCCACTATGGCTGTGCCACGGCCATGTACGCCAGACCCCTGAGCAGCCGGGACCTCGAGGAGGACAAGCTGGTCTCGCTCATCTACATCAGCCTCACGCCGTTGCTCTACCCCGCCATCTACACGCTGCGGAACCGGGATGTGCAGGGTGCCCTGCAGCGGGCAGTCAGCGGCAGGACGCCAGGGACCGTCCACCAGGGTGACCTCAACTAA